From a single Microbacterium murale genomic region:
- a CDS encoding DNA-3-methyladenine glycosylase I, whose product MTSLLTGADGRARCAWIGTDAEYARYHDEEWGVPLHGDRALFEKMALEGFQAGLSWITILRKRPRFREVFAGFAPETVAAFDDDDVERLMADAGIIRNRAKILATIGNARLVTEMTPGELDELMWSFAPAAGIRPRSFADVPAVTDESTAMSKALRKRGFRFVGATTMYALMQSAGMVDDHIEGCWRVT is encoded by the coding sequence ATGACCTCCCTCCTCACCGGTGCTGACGGGCGCGCTCGCTGCGCATGGATCGGAACGGATGCTGAATACGCCAGATATCACGACGAGGAGTGGGGCGTGCCGCTTCACGGCGACCGCGCGCTCTTCGAGAAGATGGCGCTCGAAGGTTTCCAAGCGGGGCTCAGCTGGATCACCATCCTGCGCAAGCGACCGCGGTTCCGGGAGGTCTTCGCCGGGTTCGCCCCCGAGACGGTCGCCGCCTTCGACGACGACGACGTCGAGCGTCTGATGGCGGATGCCGGGATCATCCGCAATCGTGCCAAGATCCTTGCCACGATCGGCAACGCGCGTCTTGTGACCGAGATGACGCCGGGCGAGCTCGATGAGCTGATGTGGTCGTTCGCGCCGGCGGCGGGTATCCGCCCGCGCTCCTTCGCCGACGTGCCCGCGGTGACGGACGAATCGACGGCGATGAGCAAGGCGCTCCGCAAGCGAGGGTTCCGGTTCGTCGGCGCCACGACGATGTACGCGCTCATGCAGTCGGCCGGCATGGTCGACGATCACATCGAGGGGTGCTGGCGCGTCACCTGA
- a CDS encoding Ig-like domain-containing protein, with protein MKALSWLRAKPKTAASVAGVTAAVVAIGTLAFAYEGNPTTKVDLNDGGVWITKSSALMVGHFNNESTLLDGGLRTTGEGFDILQDASTVLVTDRSNATLTAVDSARVSLGDSTTIPGSAKVALGAQTAAILDTESGDLWVVPVKGISGFELQGTDPLVELGKNSDVTVGQDGTVYAVSGENAEVVTIPVDNEGEALEPQSAALGELDASIAPSITAVGATPVVLSPSDSAVMTPGGFRTEIPEADSAVLQYSSAATDAVTVATASQLIDVPLDGGEPQATSTGGDGTPAAPVSLLGCSYGAWSGTGTFVRECPGDGDDINEEVPGAESSASLTFRVNRDVIILNDSVGGAAWLTDESLQQVDNWDDLTPPEGETENEEDTTQETVETTLPVRTDVNTPPVAEDDEFGVRPGQTTALPVLDNDNDPDGDVLVAAIAEQQPSIGTVQPIYDGGSLQIAVGEDASGAASFSYEVNDGRGGTDTANANLTVKDWDTNTAPKPKRTTALAIETGGTISYNILPDWIDPEGDDIYLRGVVAAPGDEVEFTTDGQITYRATASLQGRKEVEISVADALGEVATGTLVLDVRQAGSTLPKTNADHVMTRVGEQVTVSPLANDSSSGQEQLRLTRVNGDETPGATIQPDYPNKTFTFSAPAPGVYYVLYEVAAGPNGVPGIVRIDVADASEQDLPPVAVRDVALLPTGGEVLLGVLNNDTDPSGGILVVQSVTVEPGSGISVSVLNHESLRIGDQGALDEPVKISYRISNGSKTAEGEVVVIPIPAPEKILPPVTTPDQAVVRVGDVVTIPVLENDTSPVGDALSLEPELVEPFVDPEDGEIFVSQDTVRFKAGDEAKTVYATYEVSDTRGNKVGGYITIQIVPVQDENAAPRPQDITTRVLSGNVANIAVPLDGIDEDGDSVELIGLASNPKKGRITEVAQNYFVYEAYAASSGVDTFSYRVRDRLGQEGTATIRVGVAPAEEMNQAPYAVKDAVVVRPGREIAVPVTLNDSDPEGDEIALVKDGLVLPEDSGLEARVSGDRVLVQAPDNAVETSLQYTISDSRGATAQAVLQITVDDDVPLIAPIARDDRVLPSDLTDGELTSDVDIVGNDEDPDGTTEALDVEVGAGGTLLEDGKVRVTVGDEMQLIRYTLTDRDELSTSAFIFVPAVKDLRPSLTSTKPVEVVSGETKELPLDEYVMVAGGGTVKITEHAKVSASNADGADLVKDASTLVYTSKAGFYGEDGITFEVTDGTGPDDPEGRKATLTIPITVLPPENQQPTFTRAEINVAPGEAASELDLAALTTDPDPEDAGEHDFSLEGDAGNGLTARVDGDKLTVEAASNAKKGTSQTLTLTVTDGETKPVEGTVIVNITASTRSPATANTDTIDEADQGETISVPVLANDFNPFPETPLKLVSVAPESGSGSAEVDGDEVRVTPGKEFVGTLVVRYTIEDATEDPDRHVDGRIVLTVQGVPEAPGSPQVTSVQDRTVVVSFSAPSNNGAEITKYTVSSTSGSAYSKECASTTCTLDGLTNNVEYTFQVIATNRVGDSEPSGASAIARPDARPDTPVAPTLVFGDKSLKVSWTTPTTPGSPVDSYTLQISPAPPSGITEKAGVTGNSLTWEGLENGTSYQVRVQAHNRAPEPSTFSGWSLSEVPAGPPFQPSAPTTAELAPVGDQAQMQVSWVAPNNNGDAISRYQVQVLEGGSTVRTVDVPAGQTSQAITVPTSERGYTYIVHAENKAGWGPWSPPSAERRGAIRPDAPNTPTIEAGDRSIRITSAYVLSAEQRNGARDSEISYQFRLNGGGWQALTNTTIGGLDNGVGYSLQIRALSNTGTGSYTGVESASSNNATPYGLPPQPNAGAQNNGGNITLSWSNNGNNGAALDDTQIRIRDHNGNWSGWESVASSNSRTVGGQYSQTWVIEVRVHNKAGWSSVASASATTDRKPDPKAWVTRGTPEKVDTCRHDSCSHFRINTNEHFPSGTYSVRCMTSQLGQVGSTYPSVSLGPNVSKDLPCIFGYPGSSVWVEINGTAYEKSSW; from the coding sequence ATGAAGGCGCTGTCATGGTTGCGCGCGAAACCGAAGACGGCCGCATCTGTTGCGGGCGTCACTGCGGCGGTCGTCGCGATCGGCACCCTCGCCTTCGCGTATGAGGGCAATCCCACCACGAAAGTCGACCTGAACGACGGCGGCGTCTGGATCACGAAGTCGTCGGCGCTGATGGTCGGCCACTTCAACAATGAGTCCACTCTTCTCGATGGCGGACTGCGCACGACCGGCGAGGGGTTCGACATCCTGCAGGATGCGTCGACCGTGCTCGTCACCGATCGCAGCAACGCGACCCTCACCGCCGTCGACTCCGCCCGCGTCTCGCTGGGCGACAGCACCACCATCCCCGGATCGGCGAAGGTCGCGCTCGGCGCGCAGACTGCGGCGATCCTCGACACCGAGTCCGGCGACCTCTGGGTCGTGCCGGTCAAGGGCATCTCGGGATTCGAGCTGCAGGGAACCGACCCGCTCGTCGAACTGGGCAAGAACTCCGACGTGACCGTGGGGCAGGACGGCACGGTGTACGCCGTCTCCGGTGAGAACGCCGAAGTGGTCACCATCCCCGTCGACAACGAGGGTGAGGCCCTCGAGCCGCAGTCCGCCGCTCTGGGTGAGTTGGACGCCTCGATCGCTCCTTCCATCACGGCGGTCGGCGCGACCCCGGTCGTGCTGTCACCGTCCGACAGCGCCGTGATGACTCCTGGTGGGTTCCGCACCGAGATCCCCGAGGCCGACTCCGCCGTGCTGCAGTACTCGTCTGCGGCGACGGACGCGGTGACCGTCGCGACGGCGTCCCAGCTGATCGATGTGCCGCTCGACGGCGGCGAGCCCCAGGCGACGAGCACGGGCGGCGACGGCACCCCGGCCGCCCCGGTGTCCCTGCTCGGCTGCAGCTACGGCGCGTGGTCCGGCACCGGCACTTTCGTTCGCGAATGCCCCGGTGACGGCGACGACATCAATGAAGAGGTTCCCGGTGCCGAATCCTCGGCGTCGCTGACCTTCCGTGTGAATCGCGACGTCATCATCCTCAACGACTCCGTCGGCGGTGCAGCGTGGCTCACCGACGAGAGTCTTCAGCAGGTCGACAACTGGGATGACCTGACACCGCCCGAGGGTGAGACCGAGAACGAAGAGGACACCACGCAGGAGACCGTGGAGACCACGCTTCCCGTGCGCACGGACGTGAACACGCCCCCCGTCGCGGAGGACGACGAGTTCGGCGTGCGTCCAGGTCAGACCACGGCTCTGCCCGTGCTCGACAACGACAACGACCCCGACGGCGACGTGCTGGTCGCCGCGATCGCCGAGCAGCAGCCGTCGATCGGAACGGTGCAGCCGATCTACGACGGCGGCTCGCTCCAGATCGCGGTCGGAGAAGATGCCTCGGGCGCAGCGTCCTTCTCATACGAGGTGAACGACGGTCGCGGCGGTACGGACACCGCGAATGCGAATCTCACGGTCAAGGACTGGGACACCAACACCGCCCCCAAGCCGAAGCGCACGACGGCACTGGCCATCGAGACCGGCGGAACGATCTCCTACAACATCCTCCCGGACTGGATCGACCCCGAAGGCGACGACATCTACCTGCGCGGCGTCGTCGCCGCACCGGGTGACGAGGTCGAGTTCACGACGGACGGTCAGATCACCTACCGCGCCACGGCGAGCCTGCAGGGGCGCAAGGAAGTGGAGATCTCGGTCGCCGACGCCCTCGGCGAGGTCGCGACGGGCACGCTCGTGCTCGACGTTCGTCAAGCCGGGTCGACGCTGCCGAAGACGAACGCCGATCACGTGATGACCCGCGTCGGCGAGCAGGTGACGGTCTCACCGCTCGCGAACGACTCGAGCTCGGGCCAAGAGCAACTGCGCCTGACCAGGGTGAACGGCGACGAGACCCCCGGTGCGACGATCCAGCCCGACTATCCGAACAAGACCTTCACCTTCAGCGCCCCGGCGCCCGGTGTCTACTACGTCCTGTACGAGGTCGCGGCGGGTCCGAACGGAGTGCCGGGAATCGTCCGCATCGACGTCGCCGATGCGAGCGAACAGGATCTGCCGCCGGTCGCCGTACGCGACGTGGCGCTGCTGCCCACAGGCGGCGAGGTGCTTCTGGGCGTGCTGAACAATGACACCGACCCGTCGGGCGGCATCCTCGTGGTCCAGTCGGTGACCGTGGAACCGGGCAGCGGCATCTCGGTCTCGGTGCTCAACCACGAGTCGCTGCGCATCGGCGATCAGGGCGCGCTCGACGAGCCGGTGAAGATCAGCTACCGCATCTCGAACGGCTCCAAGACGGCCGAGGGCGAGGTGGTCGTCATCCCGATCCCCGCGCCGGAAAAGATCCTCCCGCCGGTCACAACGCCGGATCAAGCGGTCGTACGCGTCGGCGATGTCGTGACCATCCCCGTGCTCGAGAACGACACGAGTCCGGTCGGCGACGCCTTGAGCCTCGAGCCAGAGCTGGTCGAGCCGTTCGTCGATCCGGAGGACGGCGAGATCTTCGTCTCGCAGGATACGGTGCGCTTCAAGGCCGGTGATGAGGCGAAGACCGTCTACGCCACGTATGAGGTCTCAGACACTCGCGGGAACAAGGTCGGCGGGTACATCACGATCCAGATCGTGCCCGTCCAGGATGAGAACGCGGCTCCCCGCCCGCAGGACATCACGACACGTGTGCTGAGCGGCAATGTCGCGAACATCGCGGTGCCCTTGGATGGCATCGATGAAGACGGTGACTCCGTCGAGCTGATCGGCCTCGCGTCGAACCCGAAGAAGGGTCGCATCACCGAGGTCGCGCAGAACTACTTCGTGTACGAGGCGTACGCCGCCTCCTCGGGCGTCGACACGTTCTCGTATCGCGTGCGCGACCGTCTCGGACAGGAGGGCACGGCGACGATCCGTGTCGGCGTCGCGCCAGCCGAGGAGATGAACCAGGCACCGTATGCGGTGAAGGATGCCGTCGTTGTGCGGCCGGGGCGCGAGATCGCCGTACCGGTGACTCTGAACGACTCTGATCCCGAGGGCGACGAGATCGCACTCGTCAAGGACGGGCTCGTGCTGCCGGAGGATTCGGGCCTCGAGGCCCGCGTCTCAGGCGACCGCGTGCTCGTGCAGGCGCCCGACAACGCGGTCGAGACATCTCTGCAGTACACGATCAGCGACTCGCGCGGTGCGACGGCGCAGGCCGTGCTGCAGATCACCGTGGACGATGACGTGCCGCTGATCGCCCCTATCGCCCGAGATGACCGCGTGCTGCCATCGGACCTCACCGACGGTGAGCTCACCAGCGACGTCGACATCGTCGGCAACGACGAGGACCCGGATGGTACGACTGAGGCGCTGGACGTCGAAGTCGGTGCGGGTGGCACCCTGCTCGAAGACGGAAAGGTGCGCGTCACGGTCGGCGACGAGATGCAGCTGATCCGGTATACGCTCACCGATCGCGACGAACTGTCGACGTCGGCGTTCATCTTCGTGCCGGCCGTGAAGGACCTGCGGCCGTCACTCACCTCGACCAAGCCCGTCGAGGTGGTCAGCGGTGAGACCAAAGAGCTGCCACTGGACGAGTACGTGATGGTCGCCGGCGGCGGAACGGTCAAGATCACCGAGCACGCGAAGGTGAGCGCATCGAACGCCGATGGAGCCGACCTGGTCAAGGACGCCAGCACCCTCGTCTACACCTCGAAGGCCGGCTTCTACGGCGAGGACGGGATCACGTTCGAGGTCACCGACGGCACCGGTCCTGATGACCCGGAAGGGCGCAAGGCCACGCTGACGATCCCGATCACCGTCCTGCCGCCGGAGAACCAGCAGCCGACGTTCACCCGCGCCGAGATCAACGTCGCGCCCGGCGAAGCGGCTTCGGAGCTCGATCTGGCGGCATTGACGACCGACCCCGATCCGGAGGACGCCGGCGAGCACGACTTCTCGCTCGAGGGCGACGCCGGCAACGGCCTCACCGCCCGCGTAGACGGCGACAAGCTCACCGTCGAGGCGGCGTCGAACGCGAAGAAGGGCACCAGTCAGACTTTGACCCTCACGGTCACCGACGGAGAGACCAAGCCGGTCGAAGGCACCGTGATCGTGAACATCACGGCATCCACGCGATCGCCGGCGACGGCCAACACCGACACGATCGACGAGGCCGATCAGGGCGAGACGATCTCCGTGCCGGTCCTGGCCAACGACTTCAATCCGTTCCCCGAGACCCCGCTGAAGCTCGTCTCGGTCGCGCCCGAGTCCGGGAGCGGGAGTGCCGAGGTCGACGGCGATGAGGTGCGGGTCACTCCAGGAAAGGAGTTCGTCGGCACGCTCGTGGTCAGGTACACGATCGAGGATGCCACCGAGGATCCAGATCGTCATGTCGACGGCCGCATCGTGCTGACCGTGCAGGGAGTGCCGGAGGCGCCGGGAAGTCCGCAGGTGACCAGCGTGCAGGACCGCACGGTGGTGGTGTCGTTCTCGGCTCCATCCAACAACGGCGCCGAGATCACCAAGTACACGGTCTCCAGCACCTCGGGAAGCGCGTACAGCAAGGAGTGCGCCTCGACGACGTGCACGCTGGACGGGCTCACGAACAACGTCGAATACACGTTCCAGGTCATCGCGACCAACCGCGTCGGCGACTCGGAGCCGTCGGGCGCCTCGGCCATCGCGCGCCCCGACGCGCGGCCAGACACCCCCGTCGCGCCGACGCTCGTCTTCGGGGACAAGTCGCTCAAGGTCTCGTGGACGACACCGACGACACCGGGGTCGCCGGTCGATTCGTACACGCTGCAGATCTCGCCCGCACCGCCTTCCGGCATCACCGAGAAGGCCGGGGTGACGGGCAACTCGCTGACGTGGGAGGGTCTGGAGAACGGCACGTCTTACCAGGTGCGGGTGCAGGCCCATAATCGTGCCCCCGAGCCCTCGACGTTCAGCGGCTGGTCGTTGTCCGAGGTACCCGCAGGGCCCCCGTTCCAGCCCTCTGCCCCGACGACGGCTGAGCTCGCACCGGTCGGAGACCAGGCGCAGATGCAGGTGTCGTGGGTGGCGCCGAACAACAACGGTGACGCGATCTCGCGCTATCAGGTGCAGGTGCTCGAAGGCGGCTCGACCGTGCGCACGGTGGACGTGCCCGCCGGCCAGACCAGCCAGGCCATCACCGTGCCCACCTCCGAGCGGGGGTACACCTACATCGTCCACGCCGAGAACAAGGCGGGCTGGGGTCCGTGGAGCCCACCGTCGGCCGAGCGCCGTGGTGCGATCCGCCCGGATGCCCCGAACACCCCGACGATCGAGGCGGGCGACCGATCGATCAGGATCACGTCGGCATACGTGCTGTCGGCTGAGCAGCGAAACGGCGCCAGGGACTCGGAGATCAGTTATCAGTTCCGGCTGAACGGCGGCGGCTGGCAGGCTCTCACCAACACCACGATCGGCGGGCTGGACAACGGCGTCGGTTACTCGTTGCAGATCCGGGCGCTGTCGAATACCGGCACGGGGAGCTACACCGGTGTCGAGTCGGCTTCGTCGAACAACGCGACGCCGTACGGCTTGCCGCCGCAGCCGAACGCGGGTGCCCAGAACAACGGCGGCAACATCACGCTCAGTTGGAGCAACAACGGAAACAACGGCGCCGCACTCGACGACACGCAGATCCGCATCCGAGACCACAACGGCAACTGGAGCGGCTGGGAGAGCGTCGCCAGCAGCAACAGTCGCACGGTCGGCGGTCAGTACTCGCAGACCTGGGTGATCGAGGTGCGGGTGCACAACAAGGCCGGCTGGTCGAGCGTCGCTTCCGCTTCCGCGACGACCGACAGGAAGCCCGACCCGAAGGCTTGGGTCACTCGCGGCACACCCGAGAAGGTCGACACATGCCGTCACGACTCCTGCAGTCACTTCCGTATCAACACGAACGAGCATTTTCCGTCCGGCACGTACTCCGTGAGATGCATGACGAGCCAGTTGGGGCAGGTCGGCAGCACGTATCCGAGCGTCTCGCTGGGTCCGAATGTGAGTAAGGATCTGCCCTGTATCTTCGGGTACCCCGGTTCGAGCGTATGG
- a CDS encoding acyl-CoA dehydrogenase family protein, whose amino-acid sequence MVDAAVRPATTSRDGDAPRIDVERVNDLLLGTWADTRRTAREMIKDPAFWRIDELGKDEHRERVLSQLHLLVENKAVHRAFPKEFGGEDNNGANISGFEELVAADPSLQIKAGVQWGLFGSAILQLGTEDHHRKWLPGVMDLSIPGAFAMTEIGHGSDVAAAGTTATYDPETEEFVINTPFRGATKEYLGNAALHGVAATVFAQLITNGVSHGVHCFYVPLRGEDGKDLPGIGREDDGLKGGLNGIDNGRLSFDHVRVPRANLLNKYGDVAPDGTYTSPIDSPGRRFFTMLGTLVQGRVSLDGAASWGSALGLYIAITYATQRRQFDGADGQEVVLLDYGKHQRRLLPRLATTYAQIFAHDEFLQKFDGVFSGRTDTPDDREDLETLAAALKPLSTWHALDTLQEAREACGGAGYMFENRLVGLRQDLDIYVTFEGDNNILLQLVGKRLLTDFAGQFKDKDAAALAKYAVGQTAGKVFHGAGLRRFGQNIADFGSTARSVENGLRAEQQHELLADRVQQMVADIAGRLRPAGKDKVLGEKLFNENQADLIEAARAHGELLQWEAFTDAVNSIPDADTKQVLTWLRDLFGLQLIEKHLAWHIINGRLSTQRAAAVSSYIDRLCLRLRPHALDLVNAFGYEPEHVRAPIASGAEKDRQDEARAYYADLAASGQAPISEKLLKKAAKKD is encoded by the coding sequence ATGGTCGACGCCGCCGTCCGTCCCGCAACGACATCCCGTGATGGCGATGCTCCTCGCATCGACGTCGAGCGGGTGAACGATCTTCTGCTCGGCACCTGGGCCGACACGCGCCGCACCGCGCGCGAGATGATCAAGGATCCTGCGTTCTGGCGGATCGACGAACTCGGCAAGGACGAGCACCGAGAGCGGGTTCTCAGTCAGCTGCACCTGCTGGTCGAGAACAAGGCAGTGCACCGTGCCTTCCCGAAGGAGTTCGGCGGTGAGGACAACAACGGCGCCAACATCTCCGGATTCGAAGAGCTCGTCGCAGCCGACCCGAGCCTGCAGATCAAGGCCGGCGTGCAGTGGGGACTGTTCGGCTCGGCGATCCTGCAGCTGGGCACCGAGGACCACCACAGGAAGTGGCTGCCCGGTGTCATGGACCTGAGCATCCCAGGAGCCTTCGCGATGACCGAGATCGGGCACGGCTCCGACGTCGCAGCCGCGGGGACGACAGCGACGTACGACCCTGAGACCGAGGAGTTCGTGATCAACACGCCGTTCCGCGGCGCGACGAAGGAGTACCTCGGCAACGCCGCTCTGCACGGCGTCGCGGCAACTGTGTTCGCACAGCTGATCACGAACGGCGTCAGCCACGGTGTGCACTGCTTCTACGTGCCGCTCCGCGGGGAGGACGGCAAGGACCTGCCCGGGATCGGCCGCGAGGACGACGGCCTGAAGGGCGGGCTGAACGGAATCGACAACGGCCGCCTCTCTTTCGATCACGTGCGCGTCCCTCGTGCGAACCTGCTGAACAAGTACGGCGACGTCGCACCGGACGGCACGTACACGAGCCCGATCGACAGCCCCGGTCGCCGCTTCTTCACGATGCTCGGCACGCTGGTGCAGGGCCGTGTGTCACTTGACGGCGCGGCATCCTGGGGCTCAGCCCTCGGCCTGTACATCGCGATCACCTACGCCACCCAGCGCCGCCAGTTCGACGGAGCCGACGGGCAGGAGGTCGTGCTGCTCGACTACGGCAAGCACCAGCGCCGCCTGCTGCCGCGCCTGGCCACCACGTATGCGCAGATCTTCGCGCACGACGAGTTCCTGCAGAAGTTCGACGGAGTGTTCTCGGGCCGCACCGACACACCGGACGACCGCGAAGACCTCGAGACCCTCGCGGCGGCGCTCAAGCCGCTGTCGACATGGCACGCCCTCGACACGCTGCAGGAGGCGCGCGAGGCCTGCGGCGGCGCCGGCTACATGTTCGAGAACCGTCTGGTCGGCCTTCGTCAGGACCTCGACATCTACGTCACCTTCGAGGGCGACAACAACATCCTGCTGCAGCTGGTGGGCAAGCGCCTGCTGACGGATTTCGCGGGGCAGTTCAAGGACAAGGATGCCGCGGCTCTCGCGAAGTACGCGGTCGGACAGACCGCCGGCAAGGTGTTCCACGGCGCCGGCCTTCGTCGCTTCGGACAGAACATCGCCGACTTCGGCTCGACGGCGCGCTCGGTCGAGAACGGTCTTCGTGCCGAGCAGCAGCACGAGCTGCTGGCTGATCGTGTGCAGCAGATGGTCGCCGACATCGCCGGTCGCCTGCGCCCGGCCGGCAAGGACAAGGTGCTCGGCGAGAAGCTCTTCAACGAGAACCAGGCCGATCTCATCGAGGCGGCCCGCGCGCATGGCGAACTGCTGCAGTGGGAAGCGTTCACGGATGCCGTCAACAGCATTCCGGATGCCGACACGAAGCAGGTGCTCACCTGGCTGCGCGATCTGTTCGGGCTGCAGCTCATCGAGAAGCACCTCGCATGGCACATCATCAACGGCCGCCTGTCGACGCAGCGCGCCGCCGCAGTGTCGAGCTACATCGATCGGCTCTGCCTTCGGCTGCGTCCGCACGCGCTCGACCTGGTGAACGCCTTCGGCTACGAGCCGGAGCACGTGCGCGCTCCTATCGCCAGCGGTGCGGAGAAAGATCGTCAGGACGAGGCGCGGGCGTACTACGCCGACCTCGCCGCATCCGGTCAGGCGCCCATCTCGGAGAAGCTTCTGAAGAAGGCCGCCAAGAAGGACTGA